The Canis aureus isolate CA01 chromosome 9, VMU_Caureus_v.1.0, whole genome shotgun sequence genome has a segment encoding these proteins:
- the JPH4 gene encoding junctophilin-4, which produces MSPGGKFDFDDGGCYVGGWEAGRAHGYGVCTGPGAQGEYSGCWAHGFESLGVFTGPGGHSYQGHWQQGKREGLGVERKSRWTYRGEWLGGLKGRSGVWESVSGLRYAGLWKDGFQDGYGTETYSDGGTYQGQWQAGKRHGYGVRQSVPYHQAALLRSPRRTSLDSGHSDPPTPPPPLPLPGDEGGSPASGSRGGFVLAGPGDADGASSRKRTPAAGGFFRRSLLLSGLRAGGRRSSLGSKRGSLRSEVSSEVGSTGPPGSEASGPPAPAPPALIEGSATEVYAGEWRADRRSGFGVSQRSNGLRYEGEWLGNRRHGYGRTTRPDGSREEGKYKRNRLVHGGRVRSLLPLALRRGKVKEKVDRAVEGARRAVSAARQRQEIAAARAADALLKAVAASSVAEKAVEAARMAKLIAQDLQPMLEAPGRRPRQDSEGSDTEPLDEDSPGVYENGLTPSEGSPELPSSPASSRQPWRPPARRSPLPPGGDRGPFSSPKAWPEEWGGPSEQAEELAGYEAEDEAGMQGPGPRDGSPLLGGCSDSSGSLREEEGEDEEPLPQLRAPGGSELEPMATPVLKGPSLRGPEARCLTEEVEEPAATERPAQPGAANPLVVGAVALLDLSLAFLFSQLLT; this is translated from the exons ATGTCCCCCGGGGGCAAGTTCGACTTTGACGACGGGGGCTGCTACGTGGGGGGCTGGGAGGCGGGGCGGGCACATGGCTACGGCGTGTGCACCGGGCCCGGCGCCCAGGGCGAGTACAGCGGCTGCTGGGCGCACGGCTTCGAGTCACTGGGCGTCTTCACGGGGCCCGGCGGACACAGCTACCAGGGCCACTGGCAGCAGGGCAAGCGCGAAGGGCTGGGCGTGGAGCGCAAGAGCCGCTGGACGTACCGCGGCGAGTGGCTGGGCGGGCTGAAGGGGCGCAGCGGCGTGTGGGAGAGCGTGTCGGGCCTGCGCTACGCCGGGCTCTGGAAGGACGGCTTCCAGGACGGCTACGGCACCGAGACCTACTCCGACGGAG GCACCTACCAGGGCCAGTGGCAGGCCGGGAAGCGCCACGGCTACGGGGTGCGCCAGAGTGTGCCCTACCATCAGGCGGCGCTGCTGCGCTCGCCCCGCCGCACCTCCCTGGACTCAGGCCACAGCGACCCCCCGacaccgcccccgcccctgcccctgccgggCGACGAGGGAGGCagcccggcctcgggctcccggggcggctTCGTGCTGGCCGGGCCGGGGGACGCCGACGGCGCGTCCTCCCGAAAGCGCACCCCCGCGGCCGGCGGGTTTTTCCGCCGCTCGCTGCTGCTCAGCGGgctccgggcgggcgggcgccgcAGCTCCTTGGGCAGCAAGCGGGGCTCCCTGCGCAGCGAGGTGAGCAGCGAGGTGGGCAGCACAGGACCCCCGGGCTCCGAGGCCAgcgggcccccggccccggctccgCCCGCCCTCATCGAGGGCTCTGCCACCGAGGTGTATGCGGGCGAATGGCGCGCCGACCGGCGCAGCGGCTTCGGCGTGAGCCAGCGCTCCAACGGGCTGCGCTATGAGGGCGAGTGGCTGGGCAACCGGCGGCACGGCTACGGACGCACCACCCGCCCGGACGGCTCCCGCGAGGAGGGCAAGTACAAGCGCAACCGGCTGGTGCACGGGGGCCGCGTGCGCAGCCTCCTGCCTCTGGCCCTTCGCCGGGGCAAAGTCAAGGAGAAGGTGGACAGGGCTGTCGAAGGCGCCCGTCGAGCCGTGAGCGCTGCCCGCCAGCGCCAGGAGATCGCCGCTGCCAG GGCGGCAGATGCCCTCCTAAAGGCAGTGGCAGCCAGCAGTGTCGCTGAGAAGGCTGTGGAGGCAGCTCGAATGGCCAAACTGATAGCCCAGGACCTGCAACCCATGTTAGAGGCCCCAG GCCGCAGACCCAGGCAGGACTCAGAAGGTTCTGACACAGAGCCCTTGGATGAGGACAGCCCTGGGGTATACGAGAATGGACTGACCCCCTCAGAGGGCTCCCCTGAACTGCCCAGCAGTCCTGCCTCCTCCCGCCAACCCTGGCGACCCCCTGCCCGCCGGAGCCCACTGCCTCCTGGAGGGGACCGGGGTCCCTTCTCCAGCCCCAAAGCTTGGCCTGAGGAGTGGGGGGGGCCCAGTGAACAGGCAGAGGAACTAGCTGGCTATgaggctgaggacgaggctggGATGCAGGGGCCAGGGCCCAGAGACGGTTCCCCACTCCTCGGAGGCTGCAGCGACAGCTCTGGAAGTCTtcgagaggaggaaggggaggacgAAGAGCCCTTGCCCCAGCTGAGAGCCCCAGGGGGCTCGGAGCTTGAGCCCATGGCCACACCGGTCCTGAAGGGCCCATCCCTGAGGGGTCCTGAGGCCAGGTGCCTGACGGAAGAGGTTGAGGAGCCTGCTGCAACTGAGAGGCCTGCCCAGCCG GGAGCTGCCAACCCGCTGGTGGTGGGAGCCGTGGCCCTCCTGGACCTCAGCCTGGCGTTCCTGTTCTCCCAGCTCCTCACCTGA